In Streptomyces sp. NBC_01551, one DNA window encodes the following:
- a CDS encoding MoxR family ATPase: MTATTDSARSSLEAIRTEIGKAVVGQDSAVTGLVVALLCRGHVLLEGVPGVAKTLLVRALAASLELDTKRVQFTPDLMPSDVTGSLVYDARTAEFSFQNGPVFTNLLLADEINRTPPKTQSSLLEAMEERQVTVDGTARPLPEPFLVAATMNPVEYEGTYPLPEAQLDRFLLKLTVPLPSRADEIGVLTRHASGFNPRDLHAAGLRPVAGPADLEAAREAVAKVTVSPEIAGYVVDICRATRESPSLTLGVSPRGATALLATARAWAWLTGRDYVTPDDVKALALPTLRHRVQLRPEAEMEGVTSDSVISAILTHVPVPR, from the coding sequence ATGACGGCCACCACGGACAGCGCCCGCTCCTCCCTGGAAGCGATCCGCACCGAGATCGGCAAGGCCGTCGTCGGCCAGGACTCGGCCGTCACCGGTCTCGTCGTCGCCCTCCTGTGCCGCGGCCACGTCCTCCTCGAAGGCGTCCCCGGCGTCGCGAAGACCCTCCTCGTACGGGCCCTCGCCGCCTCCCTCGAACTCGACACCAAGCGCGTCCAGTTCACCCCCGACCTGATGCCGAGCGACGTCACCGGCTCCCTCGTCTACGACGCCCGCACCGCCGAGTTCTCCTTCCAGAACGGCCCCGTCTTCACCAACCTCCTGCTCGCCGACGAGATCAACCGCACCCCGCCCAAGACCCAGTCCTCGCTCCTCGAAGCGATGGAGGAACGCCAGGTCACCGTCGACGGCACGGCCCGCCCGCTCCCCGAACCGTTCCTCGTCGCCGCCACCATGAACCCCGTCGAGTACGAGGGCACCTACCCCCTCCCCGAAGCCCAGCTGGACCGCTTCCTCCTCAAGCTCACGGTCCCGCTGCCCTCCCGCGCGGACGAGATCGGCGTCCTGACCCGGCACGCCTCCGGCTTCAACCCGCGCGACCTGCACGCCGCGGGCCTGCGCCCCGTCGCCGGCCCCGCCGACCTCGAAGCCGCCCGCGAGGCCGTCGCGAAGGTCACCGTCTCCCCCGAGATCGCCGGATACGTCGTCGACATCTGCCGCGCCACCCGCGAATCGCCCTCCCTCACCCTGGGCGTCTCCCCGCGCGGCGCGACCGCCCTGCTGGCCACCGCCCGCGCCTGGGCCTGGCTCACCGGCCGCGACTACGTGACCCCCGACGACGTGAAGGCCCTCGCCCTGCCCACCCTGCGCCACCGCGTGCAGCTGCGCCCGGAAGCCGAGATGGAGGGCGTCACCTCCGACTCGGTCATCTCGGCGATCCTCACCCACGTCCCCGTCCCGCGCTGA
- a CDS encoding phosphomannomutase/phosphoglucomutase has protein sequence MAADLSNIVKAYDVRGVVPDEWDESLAELFGAAFVEVTGATAIVVGHDMRPSSPGLSGAFARGAAALGVDVTLIGLCSTDQLYYASGSMNLPGAMFTASHNPAQYNGIKMCRAGAAPVGQDTGLSAIRELAEKWSDEGAPAAPAGTVPGTITERDSLPGYAEHLKGLVDLTGIRPLKVVVDAGNGMGGHTVPTVFAGLPLDLVPMYFELDGTFPNHEANPLDAKNIVDLQARVLAEGADLGLAFDGDADRCFVVDERGQGVSPSAITALVAARELARNGGKGTVIHNLITSWSVPEVVRENGGTPVRTRVGHSFIKEEMAKSGAIFGGEHSAHYYFKDFWNADTGMLAALHVLAALGGQQGPLSELVSSYDRYAGSGEINSTVADQAGRLAAVKTAYEGQEGITLDELDGLTVTASDWWFNLRPSNTEPLLRLNVEARDEATLAKVKDEVLALVRA, from the coding sequence GTGGCCGCAGATCTTTCGAACATCGTCAAGGCATACGACGTACGCGGCGTCGTACCGGATGAGTGGGACGAGTCCCTCGCGGAGCTGTTCGGGGCCGCGTTCGTCGAGGTCACCGGAGCCACGGCGATCGTCGTCGGTCACGACATGCGCCCCTCCTCGCCCGGCCTGTCCGGCGCCTTCGCGCGCGGCGCCGCCGCCCTCGGCGTGGACGTCACCCTCATCGGGCTGTGTTCCACGGACCAGCTGTACTACGCCTCGGGTTCGATGAACCTGCCCGGCGCGATGTTCACGGCCTCCCACAACCCGGCCCAGTACAACGGCATCAAGATGTGCCGCGCCGGCGCCGCCCCCGTCGGCCAGGACACGGGCCTCTCCGCCATCCGCGAGCTCGCCGAGAAGTGGTCCGACGAGGGCGCCCCGGCCGCCCCCGCGGGCACCGTCCCCGGCACCATCACCGAGCGGGACAGCCTCCCCGGCTACGCCGAGCACCTCAAGGGCCTGGTCGACCTCACCGGCATCCGCCCGCTCAAGGTCGTCGTCGACGCCGGCAACGGCATGGGCGGGCACACCGTCCCCACCGTCTTCGCGGGCCTGCCCCTCGACCTCGTCCCCATGTACTTCGAGCTCGACGGCACCTTCCCGAACCACGAGGCCAACCCGCTCGACGCGAAGAACATCGTCGACCTCCAGGCCCGCGTGCTGGCCGAGGGCGCCGACCTCGGCCTCGCCTTCGACGGCGACGCCGACCGCTGCTTCGTCGTCGACGAGCGCGGCCAGGGCGTCTCCCCGTCCGCGATCACCGCCCTGGTCGCGGCCCGCGAGCTCGCCCGCAACGGCGGCAAGGGCACCGTGATCCACAACCTGATCACGTCCTGGTCCGTCCCGGAGGTCGTCCGCGAGAACGGCGGCACCCCCGTCCGCACCCGCGTCGGCCACTCCTTCATCAAGGAGGAGATGGCCAAGTCCGGCGCCATCTTCGGCGGCGAGCACTCCGCGCACTACTACTTCAAGGACTTCTGGAACGCGGACACCGGCATGCTCGCCGCGCTCCACGTCCTCGCGGCCCTCGGCGGCCAGCAGGGACCGCTCTCCGAGCTGGTCTCCTCCTACGACCGCTACGCCGGCTCCGGCGAGATCAACTCGACCGTCGCCGACCAGGCCGGCCGCCTCGCCGCCGTCAAGACCGCGTACGAAGGCCAGGAGGGCATCACCCTCGACGAGCTGGACGGCCTGACCGTGACCGCCTCCGACTGGTGGTTCAACCTGCGGCCCTCCAACACGGAGCCGCTGCTCCGCCTGAACGTCGAGGCCCGCGACGAGGCCACCCTGGCCAAGGTCAAGGACGAGGTCCTCGCGCTCGTCCGCGCCTGA
- the manA gene encoding mannose-6-phosphate isomerase, class I, whose amino-acid sequence MDRLTNTIRPYAWGSTTAIPALLGVEPSGEPQAEMWMGAHPGAPSRLDRGSGETTLGEVIAADPERELGAAAVAKFGPRLPFLLKILAAGSPLSLQVHPDLAQARAGFADEEERGVPIDAGHRNYKDPNHKPELICALTPFSGLCGFRPPQEAADLLAGLGVDSLKPYVDLLRAHPEEAALREVLTAVLGAERAETARTVHEAAAAADRLGGPYEPYASLVHEYPGDPGVIAAMLLNHVELQPGEGMFLGAGVPHAYLDGLGVELLANSDNVLRAGLTPKHVDVPELLRIVRFESGDPALLRPEGDVEEVYESPIDEFRLSRFVLAPGGEPRVLPSGAPQILLCTAGRPKAGDMTLAPGEAVFIPASEKSELSGTGTVFRATVVV is encoded by the coding sequence ATGGACCGCCTGACGAACACGATCCGCCCCTACGCCTGGGGTTCCACCACCGCCATCCCGGCCCTCCTCGGGGTCGAGCCCAGCGGCGAGCCCCAGGCCGAGATGTGGATGGGCGCCCATCCCGGAGCCCCCTCCCGCCTCGACCGGGGCAGCGGCGAAACCACCCTCGGCGAGGTCATCGCCGCCGACCCGGAGCGCGAGCTCGGCGCGGCGGCCGTCGCCAAGTTCGGCCCCCGGCTGCCGTTCCTCCTCAAGATCCTCGCTGCCGGCTCCCCGCTCTCCCTCCAGGTCCACCCCGACCTGGCCCAGGCGCGCGCCGGCTTCGCCGACGAGGAGGAGCGCGGCGTCCCGATCGACGCCGGCCACCGCAACTACAAGGACCCCAACCACAAGCCCGAGCTGATCTGCGCGCTCACCCCCTTCAGCGGGCTCTGCGGATTCCGGCCGCCGCAGGAGGCCGCCGACCTCCTGGCCGGCCTCGGCGTCGACTCCCTCAAGCCGTACGTCGACCTGCTGCGCGCCCACCCCGAGGAGGCGGCGCTGCGGGAGGTGCTCACCGCCGTACTGGGCGCCGAGCGCGCGGAGACGGCCCGTACGGTCCACGAGGCCGCGGCCGCCGCGGACCGCCTCGGCGGCCCGTACGAGCCGTACGCCTCGCTCGTCCACGAGTACCCCGGCGACCCGGGCGTGATCGCCGCCATGCTGCTCAACCACGTCGAACTCCAGCCCGGCGAAGGCATGTTCCTCGGCGCGGGCGTCCCGCACGCCTACCTCGACGGCCTCGGCGTCGAACTCCTCGCCAACTCCGACAACGTGCTGCGCGCCGGGCTCACCCCCAAGCACGTGGACGTGCCCGAGCTGCTGCGGATCGTCAGGTTCGAGTCGGGCGACCCGGCCCTGCTGCGCCCCGAGGGCGACGTCGAGGAGGTCTACGAGTCCCCCATCGACGAGTTCCGGCTCTCCCGGTTCGTCCTCGCGCCCGGTGGCGAGCCCCGCGTCCTGCCGTCCGGCGCCCCGCAGATCCTGCTCTGCACGGCGGGCCGCCCGAAGGCCGGCGACATGACCCTGGCCCCCGGCGAGGCGGTCTTCATCCCGGCAAGCGAAAAGTCCGAACTGTCCGGAACGGGTACGGTATTCCGTGCCACGGTGGTGGTCTGA
- a CDS encoding cation diffusion facilitator family transporter, which yields MSASGGTKAIVAALAANLAIAVAKFVAFVFSGSSSMLAESVHSLADSGNQGLLLLGGKKAQREATPEHPFGYGRERYIYAFLVSIVLFTVGGMFAIYEGVEKVQHPHPIEAWYWPIGVLVFAIIAESFSFRTAIKESNEIRGSLSWSQFIKRAKAPELPVVLLEDFGALVGLVLALGGVGLALATGNGVWDGIGTLCIGTLLLVIAVVLAAETKSLLLGEAAGTEDVEKIKTALVDGDVVTRVIHMRTLHLGPEELLVAAKIAVEGNDTATQVADAINAAEARIREAVPIARVIYLEPDIYHAESDTSAKA from the coding sequence ATGAGCGCGTCGGGCGGTACCAAGGCGATCGTGGCGGCACTCGCCGCCAATCTCGCCATCGCTGTAGCCAAGTTCGTGGCATTCGTCTTCAGCGGATCGTCGTCGATGCTCGCGGAAAGCGTCCACTCGCTGGCGGACTCCGGAAACCAGGGGCTGCTGCTCCTCGGCGGAAAGAAGGCCCAGCGCGAGGCGACACCGGAACACCCCTTCGGGTACGGGCGCGAACGCTACATCTACGCCTTCCTCGTCTCCATCGTGCTCTTCACCGTCGGCGGCATGTTCGCCATCTACGAGGGCGTCGAGAAGGTCCAGCACCCGCACCCCATCGAGGCCTGGTACTGGCCGATCGGCGTGCTCGTCTTCGCCATCATCGCCGAGAGCTTCTCCTTCCGTACGGCGATCAAGGAGTCGAACGAGATCCGCGGCTCCCTGTCGTGGAGCCAGTTCATCAAGCGCGCCAAGGCCCCCGAGCTGCCGGTGGTCCTCCTGGAGGACTTCGGCGCCCTCGTCGGCCTGGTCCTCGCCCTCGGCGGCGTCGGCCTCGCGCTCGCGACCGGCAACGGCGTCTGGGACGGCATCGGCACCCTCTGCATCGGCACCCTGCTGCTCGTCATCGCGGTCGTGCTGGCCGCCGAGACCAAGTCGCTGCTGCTCGGCGAGGCCGCGGGCACGGAGGACGTCGAGAAGATCAAGACCGCGCTCGTCGACGGCGACGTCGTCACCCGCGTGATCCACATGCGCACCCTCCACCTCGGCCCGGAGGAGCTCCTGGTCGCCGCCAAGATCGCGGTCGAGGGCAACGACACCGCGACGCAGGTGGCGGACGCCATCAACGCCGCCGAGGCCCGCATCCGCGAGGCGGTCCCGATCGCCCGGGTGATCTACCTGGAGCCGGACATCTACCACGCGGAGTCGGACACCTCCGCCAAGGCCTGA
- the ahcY gene encoding adenosylhomocysteinase yields the protein MDFKVADLSLAAFGRKEITLAEHEMPGLMSIRREYAATQPLAGARVTGSLHMTVQTAVLIETLVALGADVRWASCNIFSTQDHAAAAIAVGPNGTPENPQGVPVFAWKGETLEEYWWCTEQALTWPNTPTGGPNMILDDGGDATLLVHKGVEFEKAGAAPDPSTADSEEYAHILTLLNRTLGEAPQKWTQLASEIRGVTEETTTGVHRLYEMMAEGTLLFPAINVNDAVTKSKFDNKYGCRHSLIDGINRATDVLIGGKVAVVCGYGDVGKGCAESLRGQGARVIVTEIDPICALQAAMDGYQVATLDDVVEIADIFITTTGNKDIIMASDMAKMKHQAIVGNIGHFDNEIDMAGLAKIEGIVKDEVKPQVHTWKFPDGKVLIVLSEGRLLNLGNATGHPSFVMSNSFADQTLAQIELFTKPAEYPTDVYVLPKHLDEKVARLHLDALGVKLTTLRPEQADYIGVKVEGPYKPDHYRY from the coding sequence ATGGACTTCAAGGTCGCAGACCTTTCCCTTGCCGCTTTCGGCCGCAAGGAGATCACCCTGGCCGAGCACGAGATGCCGGGTCTGATGTCGATCCGCCGGGAGTACGCGGCGACCCAGCCGCTGGCCGGCGCCCGCGTCACCGGCTCCCTGCACATGACCGTGCAGACCGCCGTCCTGATCGAGACGCTCGTCGCCCTCGGCGCCGACGTCCGCTGGGCCTCCTGCAACATCTTCTCCACCCAGGACCACGCGGCCGCCGCCATCGCCGTCGGCCCGAACGGCACCCCGGAGAACCCGCAGGGCGTCCCCGTCTTCGCCTGGAAGGGCGAGACGCTGGAGGAGTACTGGTGGTGCACGGAGCAGGCGCTGACCTGGCCGAACACCCCCACCGGCGGCCCGAACATGATCCTCGACGACGGTGGCGACGCCACCCTCCTCGTCCACAAGGGCGTCGAGTTCGAGAAGGCCGGCGCGGCCCCGGACCCGTCGACGGCGGACTCCGAGGAGTACGCGCACATCCTCACGCTGCTCAACCGCACCCTGGGTGAGGCCCCGCAGAAGTGGACGCAGCTCGCGTCCGAGATCCGCGGCGTGACCGAGGAGACCACCACCGGTGTGCACCGTCTCTACGAGATGATGGCCGAGGGCACCCTGCTCTTCCCGGCGATCAACGTGAACGACGCCGTGACGAAGTCGAAGTTCGACAACAAGTACGGCTGCCGCCACTCCCTGATCGACGGCATCAACCGCGCCACCGACGTCCTCATCGGCGGCAAGGTCGCGGTCGTCTGCGGATACGGCGACGTCGGCAAGGGCTGCGCCGAGTCCCTCCGGGGCCAGGGCGCGCGTGTCATCGTCACCGAGATCGACCCGATCTGCGCCCTTCAGGCCGCGATGGACGGGTACCAGGTCGCCACGCTGGACGACGTCGTCGAGATCGCCGACATCTTCATCACCACGACCGGCAACAAGGACATCATCATGGCCTCGGACATGGCCAAGATGAAGCACCAGGCGATCGTGGGCAACATCGGCCACTTCGACAACGAGATCGACATGGCGGGCCTCGCCAAGATCGAGGGCATCGTCAAGGACGAGGTCAAGCCCCAGGTCCACACCTGGAAGTTCCCCGACGGCAAGGTCCTCATCGTCCTGTCCGAGGGCCGCCTGCTGAACCTGGGCAACGCCACCGGCCACCCGTCGTTCGTGATGTCGAACTCCTTCGCGGACCAGACGCTGGCCCAGATCGAGCTCTTCACCAAGCCGGCCGAGTACCCCACCGACGTCTACGTGCTCCCCAAGCACCTCGACGAGAAGGTGGCCCGCCTCCACCTCGACGCCCTCGGCGTCAAGCTCACCACCCTCCGCCCGGAGCAGGCCGACTACATCGGCGTCAAGGTCGAGGGCCCGTACAAGCCGGACCACTACCGCTACTGA
- a CDS encoding RDD family protein — MSDLVTGDAVVLGLRPARLPSRALAFALDLLVYFTGYLIASLGLLFATASLDDAAAAAVTIASFLLVLVGVPIAVETLSHGKSLGKLACGLRVVREDGGPIRFRHALVRGAMGVVELLATFGSVACIASLASERGRRLGDVFAGTLVIRERVPGARVMPVPAPPPWLAGRFAGLDLSAVPDGLWLAIRQYLTRMSQLDPAVGAAMAAKLADELVSRTGAPPPAGVPAAAYLMAVVHERQSRDAARAFGQQQQQAVPAVAPPYAAPQAGPAPAPAPELHVAPPQVVAPVQPPGGTGFAPPA; from the coding sequence GTGAGCGATCTGGTGACGGGGGACGCGGTCGTCCTGGGGTTGCGGCCGGCGAGGCTGCCGAGCCGCGCGTTGGCGTTCGCGCTGGACCTGCTCGTGTACTTCACCGGCTATCTGATCGCCTCGCTCGGGCTGCTCTTCGCGACGGCCTCGCTCGACGACGCCGCGGCCGCCGCGGTGACGATCGCGAGCTTCCTGCTGGTGCTGGTCGGGGTGCCGATCGCGGTGGAGACGCTGAGTCACGGGAAGTCCCTGGGCAAGCTGGCGTGCGGGCTGCGGGTGGTACGGGAGGACGGCGGGCCGATCCGGTTCCGGCACGCGCTGGTGCGCGGGGCGATGGGGGTCGTGGAGCTGCTGGCGACCTTCGGGTCGGTGGCGTGCATCGCCTCGCTGGCGTCGGAGCGGGGGCGGCGGCTCGGGGACGTGTTCGCGGGGACGCTGGTGATCCGGGAGCGGGTGCCGGGGGCGCGGGTGATGCCGGTGCCCGCGCCGCCGCCGTGGTTGGCCGGGCGGTTCGCGGGGCTGGATCTGTCGGCCGTCCCCGACGGGCTGTGGCTGGCGATACGCCAGTACCTGACGCGGATGAGCCAACTGGACCCGGCGGTGGGCGCCGCGATGGCGGCGAAGCTGGCGGACGAGCTGGTGTCCCGTACGGGCGCGCCGCCGCCGGCGGGGGTGCCGGCTGCCGCGTACCTGATGGCGGTGGTGCACGAGCGGCAGTCGCGGGACGCCGCGCGGGCCTTCGGCCAGCAGCAGCAACAGGCCGTTCCCGCCGTTGCCCCGCCGTACGCGGCTCCGCAGGCCGGTCCTGCTCCGGCTCCTGCGCCGGAGCTGCACGTCGCGCCACCGCAGGTGGTGGCGCCCGTACAGCCGCCGGGTGGGACCGGGTTCGCGCCGCCCGCCTGA
- a CDS encoding Trm112 family protein → MPLEAGLLEILACPACHSPLEDKSADETAPELICTGQDCGLAYPVRDGIPVLLVDEARRPA, encoded by the coding sequence ATGCCGCTCGAAGCCGGTCTTCTGGAGATCCTCGCCTGCCCCGCCTGCCACTCGCCCCTTGAGGACAAGTCGGCCGACGAGACGGCCCCCGAGCTGATCTGCACCGGCCAGGACTGCGGCCTCGCCTACCCCGTCCGCGACGGCATCCCGGTGCTCCTCGTCGACGAGGCCCGCCGCCCCGCGTAA
- a CDS encoding DUF58 domain-containing protein translates to MALTGRAALLAALGSIPVGILEPSWTGMLAVNGPLALACAVDYALAAPVRTLRLARAGDTSVRLGEPADVHLTLTNPAARPLRARVRDAWPPSSWPAGTEPSASRHDVRVPAGERRRLTTRLLPTRRGDRRADRVTIRSYGPLGLTARQGAHDVPWTVRVLPPFTSRKHLPSRLARLRELDGRTSLLTRGEGTEFDSLRDYVPGDDTRSIDWRATARQHKVAVRTWRPERDRHILICLDTGRTSAGRVGDAPRLDSAMDAALLLAALATRAGDRVDLLAHDRRPRAQVQGRSAADTLPAFVNAMATLEPELVETDARNLVSTILRSAPRRSLVVLLTSLDAAPIEEGLLPLLPRLTQRHTVLLASVADPHVAEMTRSRGDAAAIYEAAAGTQSQAQRRRTADQLSRHGVHVVDTTPDTLAPTLADAYLALKSAGRL, encoded by the coding sequence ATGGCCCTCACAGGACGCGCCGCCCTGCTCGCGGCCCTCGGCAGCATCCCCGTCGGCATCCTCGAACCGAGCTGGACGGGGATGCTCGCCGTCAACGGCCCCCTCGCCCTGGCCTGCGCGGTCGACTACGCCCTCGCGGCGCCCGTCCGCACCCTGCGCCTGGCCCGCGCCGGCGACACCTCCGTCCGCCTCGGCGAACCGGCCGACGTCCACCTGACGTTGACCAACCCCGCCGCCCGGCCGCTCCGCGCCCGCGTCCGCGACGCCTGGCCCCCGAGCAGCTGGCCCGCCGGCACCGAACCCTCGGCGTCCCGCCACGACGTGCGCGTCCCCGCCGGCGAACGCCGCCGCCTGACGACCCGTCTGCTGCCCACCCGCCGCGGCGACCGCCGGGCCGACCGCGTCACCATCCGCTCGTACGGACCCCTCGGCCTGACGGCCCGCCAGGGCGCGCACGACGTCCCCTGGACGGTCCGCGTCCTGCCGCCCTTCACCAGCCGCAAGCACCTCCCCTCGCGCCTGGCCCGGCTCCGCGAACTCGACGGCCGCACAAGCCTCCTGACGCGCGGTGAGGGCACCGAGTTCGACAGCCTCCGCGACTACGTCCCCGGCGACGACACCCGCTCCATCGACTGGCGCGCCACGGCCCGACAGCACAAGGTCGCCGTCCGTACGTGGCGCCCCGAACGCGACCGCCACATCCTGATCTGCCTCGACACCGGCCGTACGTCAGCCGGCCGCGTCGGCGACGCGCCCCGCCTGGACTCCGCCATGGACGCCGCCCTGCTCCTGGCCGCCCTGGCCACCCGCGCCGGCGACCGCGTGGACCTCCTGGCCCACGACCGCCGCCCCCGCGCCCAGGTCCAGGGCCGCTCGGCCGCCGACACCCTGCCGGCCTTCGTCAACGCCATGGCCACCCTTGAGCCGGAGCTCGTCGAAACCGACGCCCGCAACCTCGTCTCCACCATCCTGCGCAGCGCCCCGCGCCGCTCCCTGGTCGTACTCCTGACCAGCCTGGACGCGGCCCCGATCGAGGAAGGTCTGCTCCCCCTCCTCCCCCGGCTCACCCAGCGCCACACGGTCCTGCTGGCCTCGGTCGCGGACCCGCACGTCGCCGAGATGACCCGCTCCCGCGGCGACGCGGCCGCGATCTACGAGGCCGCCGCGGGCACCCAGTCCCAAGCCCAGCGCCGCCGCACCGCCGACCAGCTCTCCCGCCACGGCGTCCACGTGGTCGACACCACCCCCGACACCCTGGCCCCGACCCTGGCCGACGCCTACCTCGCCCTCAAATCCGCCGGCCGCCTCTAG
- a CDS encoding stage II sporulation protein M produces the protein MDLDVFVTAHRAEWDRLEQLLGRGRRLTGAEADELVSLYQRTSTHLSLIQSSAPDPMLTGRLTQLVARARATVTGARRAGWRDAARFFTAGFPAAVYRSRRWWIPTALLSVAVGVLIGWWIATHPEVQSAIAAPEELKQLTKPGGEYETYYSSHPAASFAAKVWTNNAQAAAMCLVLGAFLGLPVLWILFLNMANLGVGIGLMASAGRLDVFLGLILPHGLLELTAVFVAAGTGLRLGWTVIDPGPRTRRVALAEQGRAALGMAIGLAAVLFVSGLIEGFVTPSGLPTWARITIGVAAEAVFLVYVYVLGGRASRAGEVGDVEAADQTATLPTAA, from the coding sequence ATGGATCTCGACGTCTTCGTGACGGCCCACCGGGCGGAATGGGACCGCCTGGAGCAGCTCCTGGGTCGCGGCCGCCGCCTGACCGGCGCCGAGGCCGACGAACTCGTCTCGCTCTACCAGCGCACCTCCACCCACCTCTCCCTCATCCAGTCGAGCGCCCCGGACCCCATGCTCACGGGCCGCCTCACCCAGCTCGTCGCCCGCGCCCGCGCCACCGTGACCGGCGCCCGCCGAGCCGGCTGGCGCGACGCCGCCCGCTTCTTCACCGCCGGCTTCCCGGCAGCCGTGTACCGAAGCCGCCGCTGGTGGATACCGACGGCGCTGCTGTCGGTGGCGGTAGGCGTGCTCATCGGCTGGTGGATAGCCACCCACCCCGAGGTCCAGTCGGCCATCGCGGCCCCCGAGGAGCTGAAGCAGCTGACGAAGCCGGGTGGCGAGTACGAGACGTACTACTCCAGCCACCCGGCGGCCTCCTTCGCCGCCAAGGTCTGGACGAACAACGCCCAGGCGGCCGCGATGTGCCTGGTGCTGGGCGCGTTCCTGGGGCTGCCCGTGCTCTGGATCCTGTTCCTGAACATGGCCAACCTCGGGGTCGGCATCGGCCTGATGGCCTCGGCCGGCCGCCTCGACGTGTTCCTCGGCCTGATCCTCCCGCACGGCCTCCTCGAACTGACGGCCGTGTTCGTCGCGGCGGGCACGGGCCTGCGCCTCGGCTGGACCGTCATCGACCCGGGCCCCCGCACCCGCCGCGTCGCCCTCGCGGAACAGGGCCGCGCAGCCCTCGGCATGGCCATCGGCCTCGCGGCGGTCCTCTTCGTCTCCGGCCTCATCGAAGGCTTCGTCACCCCCTCCGGCCTGCCCACATGGGCCCGCATCACCATCGGCGTCGCCGCCGAGGCCGTGTTCCTCGTCTACGTCTACGTCCTGGGCGGCCGAGCCTCCCGCGCCGGCGAGGTGGGCGACGTCGAGGCGGCGGACCAGACGGCAACCCTGCCGACCGCGGCCTGA
- a CDS encoding SIS domain-containing protein: MLDESLLDAPEDLARADRRGLLRGAAEAGARVRTAARHATEAGLADLRPDGRPRAVLIAGPGTAATGVADLLGALAGASAPVTRLHPTGVAHAPGALRWTLPGWAGPVDLLLIATTDGTEPGLGVLAEQAYRRGCAVVAVAPERSPLSESVDGAHGVLVPMAKAPYQEYDESAAAGPGALWALLTPLLVLLDKVGLISAAPDTLQRVADRLDRTAERCGPAIATYSNPAKTLAAELADSLPLIWSEGAGAGPAGRRFAATLAELAGRPALAAELPEALPAHGVLLAGAFAAGGDPDDFFRDRVEEPQALRARVVLLRDRPTGGLTAAPAARELALSHDTALSELEPEEGAELEQLAELLAVTDFATAYLALASRGHG, translated from the coding sequence ATGCTCGACGAGTCGCTCCTCGACGCACCGGAGGATCTCGCCCGCGCCGACCGCCGCGGCCTGCTCCGCGGCGCCGCCGAGGCCGGGGCCAGAGTCCGCACCGCCGCACGGCACGCGACCGAGGCCGGACTCGCCGACCTGCGCCCCGACGGCCGGCCCCGCGCCGTGCTCATCGCCGGGCCCGGGACGGCCGCGACCGGCGTCGCCGACCTGCTCGGCGCCCTCGCCGGGGCCTCCGCCCCGGTGACCCGGCTGCACCCCACCGGCGTGGCCCACGCCCCCGGGGCGCTGCGCTGGACGCTGCCCGGCTGGGCCGGCCCCGTGGACCTGCTGCTCATCGCCACCACCGACGGCACCGAGCCCGGCCTCGGCGTCCTCGCCGAGCAGGCCTACCGGCGCGGCTGCGCCGTCGTCGCCGTCGCGCCCGAGCGCTCGCCGCTGAGCGAGTCGGTGGACGGCGCGCACGGGGTCCTCGTACCCATGGCCAAGGCCCCGTACCAGGAGTACGACGAGTCCGCCGCGGCCGGTCCCGGCGCCCTGTGGGCCCTGCTGACGCCGCTGCTGGTACTGCTCGACAAGGTCGGCCTGATCAGCGCGGCCCCCGACACCCTCCAGCGCGTCGCCGACCGGCTCGACCGCACCGCCGAGCGCTGCGGGCCCGCCATCGCCACGTACTCCAACCCGGCCAAGACCCTCGCCGCCGAGCTCGCCGACTCCCTCCCGCTCATCTGGAGCGAGGGCGCCGGGGCGGGCCCGGCCGGGCGCCGGTTCGCCGCCACCCTCGCCGAGCTCGCCGGCCGCCCCGCGCTGGCCGCCGAACTCCCCGAGGCGCTCCCCGCCCACGGGGTCCTGCTCGCCGGCGCCTTCGCCGCGGGCGGCGACCCCGACGACTTCTTCCGTGACCGGGTGGAGGAGCCCCAGGCCCTCCGCGCACGCGTCGTCCTGCTGCGCGACCGGCCGACCGGCGGCCTCACCGCCGCCCCGGCGGCGCGCGAGCTCGCGCTCAGCCACGACACGGCGCTCAGCGAGCTCGAACCGGAGGAGGGGGCCGAGCTGGAGCAGCTCGCGGAACTCCTCGCCGTCACGGATTTCGCCACCGCTTACCTGGCGTTGGCCTCCAGGGGACACGGTTAA